In a single window of the Gossypium hirsutum isolate 1008001.06 chromosome A13, Gossypium_hirsutum_v2.1, whole genome shotgun sequence genome:
- the LOC107918596 gene encoding L-type lectin-domain containing receptor kinase IX.1, producing MELCKISVAFSLVVLALFSRMGTHGSIGATQPGSIQYVTVAAAPNPASAENGSSPQDFLNVHNAARAAVGVGPITWSNVVARYAADYAEKRISDCDLVHSGGPYGENLAWSSGDLSGRDAVRLWIDEKDYYNLKSNLCNSSHVCGHYTQVIWRNSVRLGCAKARCNNGGTFIVCNYDPPGNFIGQRPIDVNQSISRAISPSAAPAPYFGKLPIDVNQSISRAISPSAAPAPYLFPSEHPKRNMGGLGVGLIVGACGLIFGLGLFFWFFSRTKRHKDNVNIDNHDHISDVFFSGGEFRSGMAPRKFSLVELAKVTNNFKGEKLGEGGFGAVYRGYLRDLDTHVAVKRISKASKQGIKEYASEVKIISRLRHKNLVKLIGWCHEKRELLLVYEFMANGSLDSHLFKGKSLLNWEVRCKIVQDLASALLYLHEEGDHCVLHRDIKTSNIMLNSNFNAKLGDFGLARLVDHAKGSQTTRLAGTMGYMAPECVSSGKVSKESDVYSFGIVALEIACGRRSIEPEYEESKASLVAWVWDSYGNQRLLDVADQKLCMEFDDKQIECLLIAGLWCVHPDPSSRPSIRQVIQVLNFEAPLPELPGSRPIPTYHAPIASGVKASEPCFSSLTITVPR from the coding sequence ATGGAGTTATGCAAGATTTCAGTAGCCTTTAGTTTGGTCGTCTTGGCTCTGTTCAGCCGTATGGGAACACATGGTTCCATAGGAGCCACTCAACCAGGTTCGATCCAATATGTCACGGTGGCAGCTGCGCCAAACCCTGCTTCTGCGGAGAATGGTTCGTCACCTCAAGACTTCTTGAATGTACACAACGCAGCTCGTGCGGCGGTTGGTGTTGGCCCCATCACTTGGAGCAATGTGGTGGCTAGGTACGCAGCAGACTATGCCGAAAAGAGGATATCAGACTGTGACCTCGTGCATTCAGGAGGGCCTTATGGTGAGAATCTTGCATGGAGTAGCGGTGATCTCTCTGGACGCGATGCTGTGAGATTGTGGATTGATGAGAAGGactattataatttgaaatccAATTTATGTAATTCAAGCCACGTATGTGGCCATTATACTCAAGTGATTTGGCGCAATTCAGTTCGTCTCGGATGTGCAAAAGCGAGATGCAATAACGGGGGAACTTTTATTGTTTGTAACTATGACCCTCCAGGTAATTTTATCGGTCAGCGTCCAATCGATGTGAATCAATCAATCAGCAGAGCAATCTCACCAAGCGCTGCTCCTGCACCATACTTCGGTAAGCTTCCAATCGATGTGAATCAATCAATCAGCAGAGCGATCTCACCAAGCGCTGCTCCTGCACCATACTTATTTCCTTCGGAACACCCAAAGAGGAACATGGGAGGATTAGGGGTGGGGTTAATTGTTGGAGCTTGTGGTTTGATTTTTGGCCTAGGTTTATTCTTCTGGTTCTTTTCAAGAACAAAAAGACACAAGGACAACGTCAACATAGACAATCACGATCACATATCTGATGTGTTCTTTAGCGGCGGCGAGTTTCGATCCGGAATGGCACCAAGGAAATTTTCCCTAGTAGAATTAGCTAAGGTGACAAATAATTTCAAAGGTGAAAAACTAGGAGAGGGGGGTTTTGGTGCAGTTTATAGAGGGTACTTGAGGGACTTGGATACCCATGTTGCTGTTAAAAGGATTTCAAAGGCCTCTAAACAAGGAATCAAGGAATATGCATCCGAAGTGAAGATCATTAGCCGATTGAGACACAAGAATCTGGTCAAGCTTATTGGCTGGTGTCACGAAAAACGCGAGCTCCTACTCGTTTACGAGTTCATGGCTAATGGTAGCCTAGATTCCCATCTTTTCAAAGGCAAAAGCTTACTGAACTGGGAAGTGAGATGCAAAATCGTGCAGGACTTGGCGTCGGCTCTATTGTATCTACATGAAGAAGGCGATCATTGCGTGCTACACAGGGATATCAAAACCAGCAACATCATGTTGAATTCTAATTTCAATGCTAAACTTGGAGATTTCGGGTTAGCTAGGCTAGTTGATCATGCAAAAGGTTCACAAACTACTCGATTAGCCGGAACCATGGGTTATATGGCACCGGAGTGTGTTTCTTCAGGAAAAGTTAGTAAGGAATCGGACGTTTATAGCTTTGGGATCGTGGCACTTGAAATCGCATGCGGTAGACGATCGATAGAGCCTGAATATGAAGAGTCCAAGGCATCATTGGTAGCCTGGGTGTGGGATTCATATGGAAACCAAAGGCTGCTTGATGTTGCGGACCAGAAACTATGCATGGAGTTCGACGATAAACAGATCGAATGCTTGTTGATTGCTGGATTGTGGTGTGTCCATCCTGACCCAAGTTCGAGACCGTCGATAAGGCAAGTGATTCAGGTTCTTAACTTCGAGGCACCGTTGCCGGAACTTCCAGGTTCCAGGCCCATTCCCACATATCATGCACCAATTGCTTCTGGAGTTAAAGCAAGTGAGCCATGTTTTTCATCTTTAACTATTACCGTCCCTcgttaa